Genomic window (Drosophila sulfurigaster albostrigata strain 15112-1811.04 chromosome 2R, ASM2355843v2, whole genome shotgun sequence):
GCCTCGAGCGCAGTCTGAGTCCTTCCCGTTATGCCACCCCTTTTCGTCGGGGTTcttttttacacacacacacacatacactcgcacacacacatccccCAGGAGGGTGGGCTGGAAATCCTGCCAGCAGGGTTAATTTCATAtgaaatttttcattttgcgcaAACCAGAACGGAAGGAACTTGATTTGacaaaacttttttctttcgttgcgttgcttttgcgtttcgtttcacttttttttttggtcgtAATTTTTACTCGCTGGCCACTCTGATTTTTATGCCTCGGGCCatgttaattgcatttaaatattttataaaatttgcgTAAAACCAAAATGAGAGCAAATGGCTTGACAGCACGGCATTGTAATTGGTTATATGAAATGGGCGTAGCAAGATGAatgtgttgtttttggcagTGCTCGCTGCTCAATGAGACATAATTTATGGATTACGTTTTATTTGTGAAGAGTAGCTGAAAAAGTAgcagaaattaaatttcaaaatattgacaATTTATTAAGTCCAACACCTCATAATAATATctcaatttttatatactttttggtaCTTATTCTACTATCAAATGTGTTGTAAATAGCAGATAAAAAAACAGcatcaaaacaattttaaaatttagacAATTTATTACGTTACAAAGCtgacaaaattatataattttttatagcttttaaatgttgttaaatcttgaaaatgttgttaaagAGCGTCTCAAATATATCGCTAAAGAAAtcttaattaacttaaaatacaaaaaaagtaagaaattttaaaattttattaagtaAAACACATGATAATATTATTCCAACTCTtcgtataatttttgtatgttaTATTATCATCAAAAGTAGCTACATGATGGCACCACTGAATTTTagaaatctatattttttattaagttcCAATCCTTTCTATATTGCGTCAATTTGTTCAATACAATTTGTAGCCTATTTCATAAACTCTTtccaaattaaaagaaaactgtAAAAAAATAGAAGCCGCAATTTGCCTTAATTATATTCCGAATAGTTCTTCATTCTCATCTGCcagatttttcattttcatatgaTTCACATTGCAGTAATtcaaactataatttttaacaGAGATAAACGTATATAGGAAAAAGTTTCTTTACAGTCGCAgatgtatttacatatgtatggtAAACGGGAAAGCAGAAAAAACTAATTTCAGTAATTATAAACTCATATAAATGGTTACATCAAAAATCTCTGTGTTGTGCTGGCTTTAAATTAACACGATTCTTCCACTTTGCTACCCTGCTGAGTTGTGTGTGGAAAAGGATACACACAGGACACACACGTGTCGCAGGCTGAAAAGGGTTCAAATTTCAGGTCTGGGGACTGTCTCTTGGCTACAGGCAAACCAACAGATTGGTGGAAGGAGGTGGGAAGGAGGGGAAGGTGGGGAGTATGAAGCCTCCTGCGGCTGTGGCTAGTCCTTGCAATGGCTCGTAACTCCTGTGCAGCAAGCAGTTTTCCCAGTTTCAGCTCCATCTCCGGttccagctgttgttgttgttgatgttgttgttgttgctgttttatataataaatgagCTTGGTGGGTTAAAGGCGTATTTCTGTCTAGTAAATTAGCAAAATACACGCAGAAgcgacactcacacacacacacacacactcttgcaCTCACACACCAGGTTGTGCCACACCCCTTTTTGAGTGCGGCATTCGCCTCCCCTGGAGCGATGAGTCTCTAATGGGCTGCCGTGTGTACTGATTGAGTTCAGCAAATTGGGAGCAGGGCAGTCTACAGCTCATGCAACGAGCCAAACCCACCTTCTACTTCCCTTCCAATGAGTgtttgtctatgtgtgtgtatggagtgtgtgtgtgggtgtttggGGTTCCCAGTTGTCGGCTTGTTAAGTTTAAATAATGCTTTTTGCCATTTCCTCTATGCCAAGGtcattcaaaattcaaaccAAGTGCGCTTACACTCACATTCAAAacattcactcacacacacacacacatacacaccaaTACATACACTTGTGTGCGCCCCCATTGTTGCCCCCTAAGTTCAACTGGAGTATTTTGAAAGTCTGTCAGACATTGTCTGCAAATTTCTGGCGCGTCataagttaaagttaaatgaACTAACTTCATTCACCAGTTTCAACTGAAGTCCAATTCCAACACCtccacacaaacactcacacacatacagagacacaTTTTCACCCACACACTCGCAGAAGGGAGCACAGGCGACATTCGCACAGCTGTCGCACTTGCAATTTATGGCAATTCCAAGACTCAATTGAAGCCGTTgtagaaatggaaaatgctcGAAGCGAAgcctataaataaatttcggATTCGTTAGAATCTTTTTGCAGTTGTGAACTTCAAATAAATGCGTATTATTTTCTTACTTTGAATATGAgacatacaaaattaaaaaaaaataaaatattaatatgagtgaccaaattatttttaaaagccTAGAAAAGCCTTCAAGGGTACAAAGATATAAAATagattctttttattttgtaaaagaTTTTTTTCTAAACTAAGAATAGCTTTCAGATCTCATTAGTTACAATTTAGtatgtgcatatttttaatatgaagTTGGGaagtagaaaaataaatggatcataaaatagtattaacattggttttaagtattttatttctgGTTAACttggtaattttttttttttatgaaatatgcttttaagaatttaattaatttatcaaataGAACAAACTTAAAACTTCAGTAAAGAACCATTTAAtgtcattcattttttttcaatattttttcataagGTAAAGACTCTCaccaatattttatttagtagtAGAAAATGACATATacttttacaaattgaaaacatttatcAAGTGGAACGAGTTTAAAGCTTCAGTTAGCAATCGTTTAATGACACTGAttgtattttcagtatttttccataaaataaatatatttaacagtattttattatactatataaaataaaaaagcgcTGTTTAGTGTTTATGGTATGATTGAATAActagtattatttatataacagtagtttttgtctttaatttatatatcagATGTTATACATAgatttctatatacatatgtaaaaggTATTTAGGACAAGCTGACCTTGATAGGTGAGACGGATAAACTATCTGCACTAATGATCCCTTTtcgaagagagaagagagaaccATTGGCATGACAAGCTCGCCACTTTGAAGGGCATAAATCAAGATGGTCACAATGATAGGGAATATGTCAGTTTGATATGATCCCACGTTAATGTTGTTCGCTGTTCGTTCGACTTCAGCTTCGGCTAGCCACATAACGGCAATCACTCACGCACTCACACGTTTCACGCGGTGAATGCTGCCATTGTTGCTCAGGTCGACTTATGAATTTAGATTAGATGTGGGGATCAAGATATAACACTATAGTACTTATAGTACACACAGCCACGAATCCGTTTTGCGAGTGTCAAGTTCGCGTCTCTCGTCGTGTCGTTCACAATTTTTCGCTATTGGTATTGCTGGCCATGAGCAGGCGGCGCTCCATTGTGAacaatgtttgtttttcttgttgctgtcgatgttgttgttgttggccatgtAAAGGAATCACTTACAATTACACATACTTGTAGACGGCATCAGCGTTTAGCCAATATTTCGTTTTGGCCAGGGGCAAAAGCTAAAAAAGCTTTTCATCTCGCCCGCTTCGCATGGAGCATGGAGCGAGCGGTAATTCTTATCGCGATctcgtcgacgacgacgaactGGACACGATGGAGATTCATGGCATGGCATGGCTCGGCATGGAAACAGTCTGGGCAAACTCTCGGGTCTCTCCGCTCATAGTCACATCATGTCCGACAAGCtagaaaagcaacagcaacaaaaaaaaattgaagtcAAGTTTGACGTGTGATGTGTGATgtgctgctcgctgctcgttGCTCGCTGCTGTCTGCCacagtcaaagccaaagccaaagccatgGAGTTGGCTTCGGGGTCGGGGCTGAGCATTGGCGCTTAGACAACAAAAGCTGCGACCTTACCGACACATcgttcattttaatttgtacaaTAACTCAGCCAAAGGCGAAAAccaacagacaaacaaaaaaaaaaaataacaaattacttatatatataaatttctgtttggttttttttcggttcttttttttttgcaaaaaatgacaaaaaataattacgacaacgacgacgacgggtAAAACAGAACCGAAGCGCGCAGaggttaatttaaatttcaagtcACACCAGTCACAGCAAAAGTACACGAGTTTTGTTgcgtctctctgtctctgcctctgtgtTGTGCCACACCCCACCGCCTCTGCCGCAGCCCTGCCCACAGAGACCACACTTTCAGATAGTGTCACTAAAAATGACTTACAGGTAGAGTACCGAGTAGTAGTAGCTCCATGTCAGGCCAAAACATCTTTCGGCTTCTCGCCTGCAATTcatcaaaatgcaaatctcGTTGGCCAACAACTCTTTGGGACACACTCGACTTGACCAAAAAATTGAAGTACGTCGAGTAACCGGCTCGTGATGCGTAGCACTTGGTTCGAGGATTGTCAGCCAACTCCCCCTTTAGCTTCGTTTTATTCATTGCCCCATCTTGAGTCCATTGTCAATGCCCtgacttgctgctgctgccgcttctgctgatgatgatgatgatgattattgtttattaagtGTCGGCGCGACCATAAAATTAAAGGGAagttcatttttattgccttaCATTTTGCgtcggtttctgtttctgtttcggtttcggttttgttgtctctgtttttctgtttgcattgtcttgtattttatttttgtacatatttttttttattttttatcatttatctCAGATGACTTTGTGTGGTCTCgctacaacaaatttttgaacGCTCACGAGTgtagtatgtatttattttagcatCTAGgaaattattcatttgcatgctgatatattttgtgagCAAGATTTTGAGTCGGCATTTgtttattcataatttcattGTGAATTTATCTTATTCTTGTTaagaattaaaaattgcattgaaGTTGAGTAATTTATTATCTAAATTCGTTGATTTATCGTGTTTATAATTATGCGGAATAAAATTACgcagccaaaacaaaatgaattatcAATTAACTCTATGTAAgagaattattttttgtggGTATCTTCACGTCGATCAATTTACTATTAAAAAACGTACTTTGTAGCAAGGTCTATCGACTCttaacttatatatataaaatccTTGCGCTTATTTCGTTTGAATTTCCTAACTCCGAAAAAGGACATTTCACCAAACGCCAAATGCCACTGGCGGCCAAATATTGTACTACTTTATAAGTGAAAGCTTTTCGAAAGAAGCACAAAGTGAATGTCCTATTTCACTCGTTGCTTGCAAAGGATAATAAAGAGTGCTTGCGAAAACTGCCGCTAGATGGCGCTTTACGTTACGACGACGCCATCTAGCGTTGAGTGCCCGCAACAACAGTCCAGTGGCTCTCAAAATACGCGTCGATAAAAGACGAAACAACACAAAGCCAACACAATTTGACTTGACTCGATTCtctatttataaacattgcaaaaaagaaaaaaaatactgcgGAGGGCTGCGACTGCGCATGCAAATGCGACTGATTAGCGGTTTCACGCTGTGCATACGATAAATCAAAACAGCGCAGAGCCAAATGAAACGGGCGGCCACCCAGAAGTTGAAGAGTGCCAATTAATTAGGTATTTTAGGCACACAGTGCGAGTTAAGCGCCCAAAAACTATTTTCGCCTTTAATTTTACGATTGAAGCTTTTTACGGGTTTTACGACTCGCGGCCATAAATTGCCTCTGGCCAGGCCGCCCAGCTGAATacgacaaaaatatttatggatGTTTTGATGTGAGCGTGAGCTGCTTTGAAATCTTTCTGCAACCCCagtcccaatcccaatccatCAGGCCAATGGAGTGTCCGTTTATCAAATTACGCAGCAAACGttgctgcaaatattttcgcGCTTCTCCCATCATTTGTGCGCACaaagacaaacaaatcaacaaatcgACAAAGTGGCAAAGAGACAAACAGTCAAGCGAAATAGGcaaatatgcatatgaatTTGGATACTATTTTGCGCCTAGGTGGGCCACCTCACCATGGATTGACGCCTGGCATTCCAAGGGTATATTCGGACTCGGATTCTCGTtatcgtattcgtattcgtattcgacGTATACGTGCCCTGGAGCATGTCCGATGTTGAGCGCGTGTGGATTTCTAATGGGAATTTATTGGCATTCGTGTGCTGATTGAAATCACTTTCTTTTTCGACCACTCACAAATCGATGATTGTGATCGACAAGTTCAAGAGCTGAAGATTTGTCAAAATTTATATCTcatttccaaatttttggaaattaatcaaatgttaataacatttaaataatgcaaaataaagtaaagaatttaatttttaaattaaaacaaggaAGAAAGCAACAGTCGAGAGTatgaatataaacaaataagaggggtattaattttatactaaaaaaaaaatgcggaAAAGAATTTTAGGTATATTGGTACAGTATTACTtgtaaaatatagtattttaggtatattgacACAGTAGTATTGATATAGTAgtataatataccataatatgcataatatactagattgtcagccaaatcaACAAAGAACCGtagtaaataggcgttttAGCCCATAGAAAACTATTTCCTTAAAACCGCAGATATAAAAATGAagtcaaattcaaataaatgtaataaagtaaaataaaagttcTACTACAATTAATGCTAGACTAAGCTCTTTGAAAATACTTCTCACAAATGTGCAGCTCATACTATGTTTTTGCCTTCCGCATCCGCATCTCGATTCGGGGCGAACCATTCACGATCAGTTTGCAATTAACAGCGCCCAAAAGCGATGCCAATGATTGTGGCAGGCTGTGGCCATTGTTAGGCCATGGCCTGGTCGACTTCGAGTTAAAGTTCGAATTCTGTGTCTAAACCAAGTGCATACATGTGTCACTCCGAGCAGACTTTTTGTGCAGCGGCTGTCGCTTTCATATTCCTCGTATACAACAGAGCAAAAGAGGAAACCTTTGAATTTTTGCACAGCAAATGCATTGAAATCGCATTATTAACGCCTTGCAAAGAGTCTCGGCTcgatggctggctggctgttcGCCTTACCAAATTGGCAGcaactcgagtcgagtcgagtcgagtcgagttgactCCA
Coding sequences:
- the LOC133838804 gene encoding uncharacterized protein LOC133838804 — protein: MNKTKLKGELADNPRTKCYASRAGYSTYFNFLVKSSVSQRVVGQRDLHFDELQARSRKMFWPDMELLLLGTLPLVGHDVTMSGETREFAQTVSMPSHAMP